One segment of Xiphias gladius isolate SHS-SW01 ecotype Sanya breed wild chromosome 1, ASM1685928v1, whole genome shotgun sequence DNA contains the following:
- the sh3gl3a gene encoding endophilin-A3a isoform X2, which translates to MSVAGLKKQFHKASQLFSEKISGAEGTKLDEDFMEMERKIEVTNKSVFDLLSKTTEYLQPNPASRAKLNMMNTVSKIRGQVKTTGYPQTEGLLGDCMLRYGHELGEDSVFGCALVDMGEAMRQMADVKDSLDINVKQNFIDPLQNLQDKDLKEITHHLKKLEGRRLDFDYKKKRQGKIPDEEIQQAVEKFEESKELAERSMFNFLENDVEQVSQLSALIEAALEYHRQSCEILEELSATLQRRISTASGRPKREFKPKSIRSSTESLDNSQHNGLSCSTSLKSTDIQLNHTVNGKTDHITSVPLSWPDSPTTNGSLHQSEVLDQPCCRSLYDFEPENEGELGFKEGDIIILTNQIDENWYEGMINGESGFFPINYVEVIVPLPQ; encoded by the exons CTATTCAGTGAAAAGATCAGTGGGGCAGAGGGTACAAAGCTGGATGAAGACTTCATGGAAATGGAGAGG AAAATTGAGGTGACCAACAAGTCAGTGTTTGACCTCTTGTCCAAAACAACAGAGTACCTCCAGCCTAatccag CCTCTCGAGCCAAACTAAACATGATGAATACAGTGTCAAAGATCCGAGGGCAGGTGAAGACCACTGGCTACCCTCAGACTGAAGGCCTGCTGGGAGACTGCATGCTGCGCTACGGTCATGAACTGGGAGAGGACTCTGTCTTTG GCTGTGCTCTGGTGGATATGGGTGAGGCCATGAGGCAGATGGCAGATGTGAAGGACTCCCTGGAcataaatgtcaaacaaaactTTATTGACCCCCTGCAGAATCTACAGGACAAGGACCTCAAAGAGATCACG cacCACTTGAAGAAGCTGGAGGGTCGCCGGTTAGACTTTGACTATAAGAAGAAGCGTCAGGGGAAAATCCCAGATGAGGAGATCCAGCAGGCTGTGGAGAAGTTTGAGGAGAGCAAAGAGCTGGCTGAGAGGAGCATGTTCAACTTCCTGGAGAATGAT GTGGAGCAGGTAAGCCAGCTGTCAGCACTGATTGAGGCGGCCTTAGAGTACCACCGACAGTCATGTGAAATCCTGGAGGAGCTTAGCGCAACACTGCAGAGGAG AATATCGACAGCCAGCGGGCGGCCGAAAAGGGAGTTCAAACCAAAGTCCATCAGGAGCAGCACCGAATCTCTGGACAACAGCCAGCACAACGGGTTGTCCTGCAGCACCTCACTCAAATCTACTG ATATCCAGCTCAACCACACAGTCAATGGGAAAA CTGATCATATAACCTCTGTACCACTGTCATGGCCTGACAGCCCCACTACCAATGGCAGTCTTCACC AGTCGGAGGTGTTGGACCAGCCGTGCTGTCGATCCCTCTATGACTTCGAGCCAGAGAATGAGGGTGAGCTGGGCTTCAAAGAGGGCGATATCATCATCCTCACCAACCAGATAGACGAGAACTGGTATGAAGGCATGATCAATGGCGAATCCGGCTTCTTCCCGATCAACTATGTAGAGGTCATTGTCCCCCTGCCTCAGTGA
- the gjd6 gene encoding gap junction protein delta 6 gives MTEWTLLKRLLDAVHQHSTMIGRLWLTVMVIFRLLIVAVATEDVYTDEQEMFVCNTLQPGCSTVCYDAFAPISQPRFWVFHIISVSTPSLCFIIYTWHNLSKLPHNTTQRLWQGPGDIPGQGGPNVGHDSGREAYDQSCDSDSCSIRSHKHLGHSLADVLEGITAQSLQGGDPKNVVSLSQARAYPFKEGSAEGQVVSGGVLSKCYVFHVCLRAVLEVGFVLAQWKLFGFQVPVHFLCTSAPCSQPVDCYVSRPTEKTIFLCFMFCVGVFCILLNLLELNHLGWKKIRQAVRLRERASWGGCPGIRGGYENFPQDSPSLISSLGFRDVTSSTSLPTLDLMVGNQPDWTCAVHCGSTREPEEVRETISEQPKTQDSHKGEWQPLKNKREIRGSKQRSTQIWI, from the coding sequence ATGACGGAGTGGACCCTACTCAAACGTCTCCTGGATGCTGTCCACCAGCACTCCACCATGATTGGTCGCCTGTGGCTCACCGTCATGGTCATCTTCCGGCTGCTCATTGTGGCTGTGGCAACCGAGGACGTGTACACCGACGAGCAAGAGATGTTCGTGTGTAACACCCTGCAGCCAGGATGCTCCACTGTCTGCTACGACGCGTTTGCGCCCATTTCACAACCTCGCTTCTGGGTCTTCCACATTATCAGCGTCTCCACGCCATCACTCTGCTTCATCATCTATACATGGCACAACCTGTCCAAGCTGCCCCACAACACCACCCAGAGATTGTGGCAAGGACCGGGGGATATCCCAGGGCAGGGAGGCCCAAATGTAGGGCATGACAGTGGACGGGAGGCATATGATCAGAGCTGTGACTCAGACAGCTGCTCCATCCGCTCCCATAAGCATTTAGGTCACAGCCTGGCGGATGTGCTGGAGGGCATCACCGCCCAGAGCCTCCAGGGAGGAGACCCCAAGAATGTAGTGTCCTTGAGCCAGGCCCGAGCCTACCCCTTCAAGGAGGGGAGTGCAGAGGGTCAGGTGGTCTCTGGAGGGGTTCTGTCCAAATGTTACGTCTTCCATGTGTGTTTACGTGCTGTTCTGGAGGTAGGTTTTGTCCTGGCCCAGTGGAAGCTGTTTGGCTTCCAGGTGCCTGTCCATTTCCTTTGTACCTCGGCCCCCTGCAGCCAGCCGGTGGACTGCTATGTCTCCAGGCCCACAGAGAAGACCATCTTcttgtgtttcatgttttgtgtggGGGTTTTCTGTATCCTTCTCAACCTGCTGGAGCTCAACCACCTGGGCTGGAAGAAGATCCGACAGGCGGTGAGGCTGAGGGAGCGAGCGTCCTGGGGAGGTTGCCCAGGTATAAGGGGGGGCTATGAAAACTTCCCTCAAGACAGCCCCTCTCTCATATCCTCTTTAGGCTTCAGGGATGTGACTAGCAGCACCTCTCTCCCCACTTTGGACCTGATGGTGGGTAATCAGCCAGATTGGACTTGTGCTGTACACTGTGGCAGTACCAGGGAGCCTGAGGAGGTCAGAGAGACTATATCGGAGCAACCAAAGACACAGGACTCCCATAAAGGAGAGTGGCAgcctctgaaaaataaaagagagatcAGAGGGTCCAAGCAGAGGAGTACTCAGATCTGGATATAG
- the sh3gl3a gene encoding endophilin-A3a isoform X1 — protein MSVAGLKKQFHKASQLFSEKISGAEGTKLDEDFMEMERKIEVTNKSVFDLLSKTTEYLQPNPASRAKLNMMNTVSKIRGQVKTTGYPQTEGLLGDCMLRYGHELGEDSVFGCALVDMGEAMRQMADVKDSLDINVKQNFIDPLQNLQDKDLKEITHHLKKLEGRRLDFDYKKKRQGKIPDEEIQQAVEKFEESKELAERSMFNFLENDVEQVSQLSALIEAALEYHRQSCEILEELSATLQRRISTASGRPKREFKPKSIRSSTESLDNSQHNGLSCSTSLKSTADHITSVPLSWPDSPTTNGSLHQSEVLDQPCCRSLYDFEPENEGELGFKEGDIIILTNQIDENWYEGMINGESGFFPINYVEVIVPLPQ, from the exons CTATTCAGTGAAAAGATCAGTGGGGCAGAGGGTACAAAGCTGGATGAAGACTTCATGGAAATGGAGAGG AAAATTGAGGTGACCAACAAGTCAGTGTTTGACCTCTTGTCCAAAACAACAGAGTACCTCCAGCCTAatccag CCTCTCGAGCCAAACTAAACATGATGAATACAGTGTCAAAGATCCGAGGGCAGGTGAAGACCACTGGCTACCCTCAGACTGAAGGCCTGCTGGGAGACTGCATGCTGCGCTACGGTCATGAACTGGGAGAGGACTCTGTCTTTG GCTGTGCTCTGGTGGATATGGGTGAGGCCATGAGGCAGATGGCAGATGTGAAGGACTCCCTGGAcataaatgtcaaacaaaactTTATTGACCCCCTGCAGAATCTACAGGACAAGGACCTCAAAGAGATCACG cacCACTTGAAGAAGCTGGAGGGTCGCCGGTTAGACTTTGACTATAAGAAGAAGCGTCAGGGGAAAATCCCAGATGAGGAGATCCAGCAGGCTGTGGAGAAGTTTGAGGAGAGCAAAGAGCTGGCTGAGAGGAGCATGTTCAACTTCCTGGAGAATGAT GTGGAGCAGGTAAGCCAGCTGTCAGCACTGATTGAGGCGGCCTTAGAGTACCACCGACAGTCATGTGAAATCCTGGAGGAGCTTAGCGCAACACTGCAGAGGAG AATATCGACAGCCAGCGGGCGGCCGAAAAGGGAGTTCAAACCAAAGTCCATCAGGAGCAGCACCGAATCTCTGGACAACAGCCAGCACAACGGGTTGTCCTGCAGCACCTCACTCAAATCTACTG CTGATCATATAACCTCTGTACCACTGTCATGGCCTGACAGCCCCACTACCAATGGCAGTCTTCACC AGTCGGAGGTGTTGGACCAGCCGTGCTGTCGATCCCTCTATGACTTCGAGCCAGAGAATGAGGGTGAGCTGGGCTTCAAAGAGGGCGATATCATCATCCTCACCAACCAGATAGACGAGAACTGGTATGAAGGCATGATCAATGGCGAATCCGGCTTCTTCCCGATCAACTATGTAGAGGTCATTGTCCCCCTGCCTCAGTGA